A single genomic interval of Inquilinus sp. Marseille-Q2685 harbors:
- a CDS encoding SRPBCC family protein, giving the protein MDDGMESRTRARLPQDARREQLIDAAITAIAEHGLSNVTLSKVASLAGLTAGMVNFHFKSKQDLLQATLARMAETYRGLCESAVAAAGRAPEEALMALVRASFDPQVASLERLAVWYAFWGESRARDDYMALVASSDRAFYEAVHALMAELAERADARIELRAAALGLCGLVDALSQEALVQREAFDWDDAVDTCRRYLANLFPAAFAAPARLRLVAEAEPDAPALPPTLPGWTYADPGIHAAEVARIHRPAWHLVAHVSELPNPGDYVTFEALGERAFVIRGEDGGIRAFHNVCRHRAHAVLQGRDGHCSGLIRCPYHAWCYAWDGRLRAVAAAKTFPEIDTAGLGLLPLDCEVFAGFVFLRFEGGGPSVAERMAPYAAELAAHRIEEMVPLTDYWIGEIDADWKTIWDNYLEDYHFPTGHPGLFGLMSAAYDREPDDDTRTIRLSHALRQDPGGWSTRAYARLLPDVPHLPEALKRRWTYLFLYPGVSLELYPDLLDYFHILPAGPGRSILRWRAYARPDDRRAMRLTRRLNLRVNNRVHDEDAALIRSVQQGLSGSAYRVGVLGEKEVNLRAFQGWIRRDVPEAGQLR; this is encoded by the coding sequence ATGGACGACGGGATGGAGAGCCGGACGCGGGCGCGGCTGCCGCAGGATGCGCGGCGCGAGCAGCTGATCGACGCGGCGATCACCGCAATCGCCGAGCACGGCCTGTCGAACGTGACGCTGAGCAAGGTGGCCAGCCTGGCCGGGCTGACCGCCGGCATGGTCAATTTCCACTTCAAGTCGAAGCAGGACCTGCTGCAGGCCACGCTGGCCCGCATGGCCGAGACCTATCGCGGCCTGTGCGAGAGCGCCGTGGCCGCCGCCGGACGGGCGCCGGAGGAGGCGCTGATGGCGCTGGTCCGCGCCAGCTTCGACCCGCAGGTGGCGAGCCTGGAGCGGCTGGCGGTCTGGTACGCCTTCTGGGGCGAGAGCCGGGCCCGCGACGACTACATGGCGCTGGTCGCCTCCTCCGACCGCGCCTTCTATGAGGCCGTCCACGCGCTGATGGCGGAGCTGGCGGAGCGCGCCGACGCCCGGATCGAGCTGCGCGCCGCGGCGCTGGGCCTGTGCGGCCTGGTCGACGCGCTGTCGCAGGAGGCGCTGGTGCAGCGCGAGGCCTTCGACTGGGACGACGCGGTCGACACCTGCCGCCGCTACCTGGCCAACCTGTTCCCGGCGGCGTTCGCCGCCCCGGCCCGGCTGCGCCTGGTGGCCGAGGCCGAGCCGGACGCGCCGGCCCTGCCGCCGACCCTGCCCGGCTGGACCTATGCCGATCCCGGCATCCACGCCGCCGAGGTCGCGCGCATCCACCGGCCGGCCTGGCACCTGGTGGCGCATGTCTCGGAGCTGCCCAACCCCGGCGACTACGTCACCTTCGAGGCGCTGGGCGAGCGCGCCTTCGTCATTCGTGGCGAAGACGGCGGAATCCGCGCCTTCCACAATGTCTGCCGGCACCGCGCCCATGCCGTGCTGCAGGGCCGCGACGGACACTGCAGCGGGCTGATCCGCTGCCCCTACCACGCCTGGTGCTATGCCTGGGACGGGCGGCTGCGCGCGGTGGCGGCGGCGAAGACCTTCCCGGAGATCGACACCGCGGGCCTGGGCCTGCTGCCGCTGGACTGCGAGGTGTTCGCGGGATTCGTCTTCCTGCGCTTCGAGGGCGGCGGCCCGTCGGTGGCCGAGCGCATGGCCCCCTACGCGGCGGAGCTGGCGGCGCACCGGATCGAGGAGATGGTGCCGCTTACCGATTACTGGATCGGCGAGATCGACGCCGACTGGAAGACCATCTGGGACAACTACCTCGAGGACTATCATTTCCCGACCGGCCATCCCGGCCTGTTCGGGCTGATGTCCGCCGCCTATGACCGCGAGCCGGACGACGACACCCGCACCATCCGCCTGAGCCACGCGCTGCGGCAGGATCCCGGCGGCTGGTCGACCCGCGCCTATGCCCGGCTGCTGCCGGACGTGCCGCACCTGCCCGAGGCGCTGAAGCGGCGCTGGACCTATCTGTTCCTGTATCCGGGCGTGTCGCTGGAGCTGTATCCGGACCTGCTGGACTATTTCCACATCCTTCCGGCCGGGCCCGGCCGATCGATCCTGCGCTGGCGCGCCTATGCCCGGCCGGACGACCGCCGCGCCATGCGGCTGACCCGACGGCTGAACCTGCGGGTGAACAACCGGGTGCATGACGAGGACGCAGCGCTGATCCGCTCGGTCCAGCAGGGCCTGTCCGGCTCCGCCTACCGGGTCGGCGTGCTGGGCGAGAAGGAAGTAAACCTCCGCGCCTTCCAGGGCTGGATCCGGCGCGACGTGCCGGAGGCCGGGCAGCTGCGATAG
- a CDS encoding helix-turn-helix transcriptional regulator, which yields MSTDPLSLTLAALADPTRRAILARLAQGEASVTELGAPFAMSLTAVSKHLKVLERAGLVTRGRSAQWRPCRLQAGPLKEIADWIERYRPFWDAGFDRLDDYLRQLQGKDSDDDRIQ from the coding sequence GTGTCGACGGATCCCCTCAGCCTCACCCTGGCGGCGCTCGCCGACCCCACCCGCCGGGCCATCCTGGCGCGGCTGGCCCAGGGCGAGGCTTCGGTCACCGAGCTCGGCGCGCCCTTCGCCATGAGCCTCACCGCCGTGTCCAAGCACCTCAAGGTGCTGGAGCGGGCCGGGCTGGTGACTCGCGGCCGCTCGGCCCAGTGGCGGCCCTGCCGGCTGCAGGCCGGGCCGCTGAAGGAGATCGCCGACTGGATCGAGCGCTACCGCCCGTTCTGGGACGCCGGCTTCGACCGGCTGGACGATTATCTGCGCCAACTGCAGGGCAAGGATTCCGATGACGACCGCATCCAATGA
- a CDS encoding SRPBCC domain-containing protein, giving the protein MTTASNDSPETELVITRVFDAPRSLVFKAWTEPEHLARWLGPKDFGASAVRIDLRPGGAWSAVITSPEGKSYGMAGVYREIAPPERLVFTFAWDEEEAERMLIALTFRERDGRTEMTFRQTGFRSVESRDSHRDGWSECFDKLPAALAQI; this is encoded by the coding sequence ATGACGACCGCATCCAATGACAGCCCGGAGACGGAGCTGGTCATCACCCGCGTCTTCGACGCGCCGCGCAGCCTGGTGTTCAAGGCCTGGACCGAGCCCGAGCATCTGGCGCGCTGGCTGGGGCCGAAGGACTTCGGCGCCTCCGCGGTGCGGATCGACCTGCGGCCGGGCGGCGCCTGGAGCGCCGTGATCACCTCGCCCGAGGGCAAGAGCTACGGCATGGCCGGAGTCTATCGCGAGATCGCGCCGCCGGAGCGGCTGGTCTTCACCTTCGCCTGGGACGAGGAGGAGGCGGAGCGGATGCTGATCGCCCTCACCTTCCGCGAGCGCGACGGCAGGACCGAGATGACCTTCCGCCAGACCGGCTTCCGGTCGGTGGAGAGCCGCGACAGCCATCGCGACGGCTGGAGCGAGTGCTTCGACAAGCTGCCGGCCGCTCTGGCGCAGATCTGA
- a CDS encoding GFA family protein — MKRTYRGSCHCGAVRFECEADLAAGTSRCNCSICGKGRFWKAIVKAPDFHLLQGEEALSDYRFDGAAGGTIHHLFCRRCGVKPFGRGHMDALGGTFYAINIACLDDLTPEELAGLPVQYEDGRTDHWERAPAETRHL, encoded by the coding sequence ATGAAACGCACCTATCGCGGCAGCTGCCATTGCGGCGCCGTGCGCTTCGAATGCGAGGCCGACCTGGCGGCCGGGACCAGCCGCTGCAACTGCTCGATCTGCGGCAAGGGGCGGTTCTGGAAGGCGATCGTGAAAGCGCCGGACTTCCACCTGCTGCAGGGCGAGGAGGCTCTGTCGGACTACCGGTTCGACGGCGCCGCGGGCGGCACCATCCACCACCTGTTCTGCCGCCGCTGCGGCGTCAAGCCGTTCGGCCGCGGCCACATGGACGCGCTGGGCGGCACCTTCTACGCCATCAACATCGCCTGCCTGGACGATTTGACGCCCGAGGAACTGGCCGGGCTGCCGGTCCAGTACGAGGACGGCCGCACCGACCATTGGGAGCGGGCGCCGGCGGAGACGCGCCACCTGTAG
- a CDS encoding ABC transporter permease subunit, with the protein MKGRSRFLTLWLVAGFVFFYGPIASMIVFSFNQSRLATVWGGFSTKWYAALWGNRQVMDAALLSLQIAAVSATIATALGTMAGIALARFGRFRGRLLLAGMVTAPLVMPEVITGLSLLLLFVALEDAFGWPSGRGALTITIAHVTFCMAYVAVVVQSRLADMDASIEEAAADLGSRPWQVMIDITLPLLAPAMVSGWLLSFTLSLDDLVIATFTSGPGANTLPMLIFSKVRLGLTPDINALATIIILVVACFVIASAVILNRRDARRARDSRRAAADSGSA; encoded by the coding sequence GTGAAAGGCCGCTCCCGCTTCCTCACCCTCTGGCTGGTGGCCGGCTTCGTGTTCTTCTACGGGCCGATCGCCTCGATGATCGTGTTCTCCTTCAACCAGTCGCGGCTGGCGACGGTCTGGGGCGGCTTCTCGACCAAGTGGTACGCGGCGCTGTGGGGCAACCGGCAGGTGATGGACGCGGCGCTGCTCAGCCTGCAGATCGCCGCGGTCTCCGCCACCATCGCCACCGCGCTCGGCACCATGGCCGGCATCGCCCTGGCCCGGTTCGGCCGGTTCCGCGGCCGGCTGCTGCTGGCCGGCATGGTCACGGCGCCGCTGGTGATGCCGGAGGTGATCACCGGCCTGTCGCTGCTGCTGCTGTTCGTGGCGCTGGAGGATGCGTTCGGCTGGCCGTCCGGGCGCGGCGCGCTGACCATCACCATCGCCCATGTCACCTTCTGCATGGCCTATGTCGCCGTGGTGGTGCAGTCGCGCCTGGCCGACATGGATGCGTCGATCGAGGAGGCGGCGGCCGATCTCGGCAGCCGGCCCTGGCAGGTGATGATCGACATCACCCTGCCGCTTCTGGCGCCGGCCATGGTGTCGGGCTGGCTCCTGTCCTTCACCCTGTCGCTGGACGACCTGGTGATCGCCACCTTCACCTCCGGCCCCGGCGCCAACACCCTGCCGATGCTGATCTTCTCCAAGGTCCGGCTGGGGCTGACGCCGGACATCAACGCCCTGGCGACGATCATCATCCTGGTGGTGGCCTGCTTCGTCATCGCCAGCGCCGTGATCCTGAACCGCCGCGACGCCCGCAGGGCCCGCGACAGCCGCCGCGCCGCGGCCGACAGCGGTTCGGCATAA
- a CDS encoding ABC transporter permease subunit: MTAPLWLRALRRVGDAWRGLIIGVPTAWLVLFFLVPFLIVLKISLAQSIVGRPPYSALLEWGEGSWPAITASLRNYVFLTQDWLYLAGYLNSVKIALISTALCLLCGYPIAYGIARSSPGARNILLLFVILPFWTSFLLRIYAWMGILNKQGILNGVLVWSGILDRPVEMMNTEFAVYLGIVYSYLPFMILPLYVTLEKLDQSLVEAAMDLGSRPWRVFLDVTLPLSLPGIVAGSLLVFIPATGEYVIPALLGNPSSPMIGQVLFAEFYSNRDWPVASAVAVVLLLVLVLPILWFQNRQARGGEA, encoded by the coding sequence ATGACCGCGCCGCTCTGGCTCCGGGCCCTGCGCCGGGTCGGCGATGCCTGGCGCGGCCTGATCATCGGCGTGCCCACGGCCTGGCTGGTGCTGTTCTTCCTGGTGCCGTTCCTGATCGTGCTGAAGATCAGCCTGGCCCAGAGCATCGTCGGGCGGCCGCCCTATTCGGCGCTGCTGGAATGGGGCGAGGGCTCATGGCCTGCCATCACCGCCTCGCTGCGCAACTACGTGTTCCTGACCCAGGACTGGCTCTACCTCGCCGGCTACCTGAACTCGGTCAAGATCGCACTGATCTCGACCGCGCTGTGCCTGCTCTGCGGCTATCCGATCGCCTACGGCATCGCCCGGTCCTCGCCCGGCGCACGCAACATCCTGCTGCTGTTCGTGATCCTGCCGTTCTGGACCTCGTTCCTGCTGCGCATCTATGCCTGGATGGGGATCCTCAACAAGCAGGGCATCCTCAACGGCGTCCTGGTCTGGAGCGGCATCCTCGACCGGCCGGTCGAGATGATGAACACCGAGTTCGCGGTCTATCTCGGCATCGTCTACTCCTACCTGCCCTTCATGATCCTGCCGCTCTACGTGACGCTGGAGAAGCTGGACCAGAGCCTGGTCGAGGCGGCGATGGACCTGGGCTCGCGGCCCTGGCGGGTGTTCCTCGACGTCACCCTGCCACTGTCGCTGCCCGGCATCGTCGCCGGATCGCTGCTGGTGTTCATCCCGGCGACCGGCGAATACGTGATCCCGGCGCTGCTGGGCAACCCGTCCAGCCCGATGATCGGCCAGGTGCTGTTCGCCGAGTTCTACTCGAACCGCGACTGGCCGGTGGCCTCGGCCGTGGCGGTGGTGCTGCTGCTGGTCCTGGTGCTGCCGATCCTGTGGTTCCAGAACCGCCAGGCGCGGGGAGGGGAGGCATGA
- a CDS encoding ABC transporter ATP-binding protein — protein MATAERYPDTKDRPWLNPQAKPILRIEGLTKRFADFTAVDGVDLEIHRKELFCLLGGSGCGKTTLLRMLAGFETPTAGRILIDGQDVTRAPPYERPVNMMFQSYALFPHMSVEKNIGYGLKHEAMTPAERRDRVAELLELVQLQGFGPRRPHQLSGGQRQRVALARALAKKPKLLLLDEPLAALDKKLREQTQFELMNIQYQVGVTFIVVTHDQEEAMALSTRIAVMNRGRIVQVGTPTDIYEYPNCRFAADFIGSINLFDGTVESAADGRVTVATGQAGPLVVAHAGAVAPGTPVSVAVRPEKIAIGREPPQGAANTLQGMVYDLGYFGDRSLFRVKLGNGRLVSVSRQNERRGREEDRPVDWDDRVWLSWSPAASLLLTE, from the coding sequence ATGGCCACCGCCGAGCGCTATCCGGACACCAAGGACCGGCCCTGGCTCAACCCGCAGGCCAAGCCGATCCTGCGGATCGAAGGCCTGACCAAGCGGTTCGCCGATTTCACCGCGGTCGACGGCGTCGACCTCGAGATCCACCGCAAGGAGCTGTTCTGTCTGCTCGGCGGCTCCGGCTGCGGCAAGACCACGCTGCTGCGGATGCTCGCCGGCTTCGAGACGCCGACCGCCGGCCGCATCCTGATCGACGGACAGGACGTCACCCGGGCGCCGCCCTATGAGCGGCCGGTCAACATGATGTTCCAGTCCTACGCCCTGTTCCCGCATATGAGCGTGGAGAAGAACATCGGCTACGGGCTGAAGCACGAGGCGATGACCCCGGCGGAGCGGCGCGACCGGGTCGCGGAGCTGCTGGAGCTGGTGCAGTTGCAGGGCTTCGGCCCACGCAGGCCGCACCAGCTGTCCGGCGGCCAGCGCCAGCGCGTGGCCCTGGCCCGGGCCCTGGCGAAGAAGCCCAAACTTTTGCTGCTCGACGAGCCGCTGGCGGCGCTCGACAAGAAGCTGCGCGAGCAGACCCAGTTCGAGCTGATGAATATCCAATACCAGGTCGGCGTCACCTTCATCGTCGTCACCCACGACCAGGAGGAGGCGATGGCCCTGTCGACCCGGATCGCGGTGATGAATCGCGGCCGGATCGTGCAGGTGGGCACGCCGACCGACATCTACGAATATCCGAACTGCCGCTTCGCCGCGGATTTCATCGGCTCGATCAACCTGTTCGACGGCACGGTCGAAAGCGCGGCCGACGGCCGGGTGACGGTGGCGACCGGGCAGGCCGGGCCGCTGGTCGTCGCCCATGCCGGGGCGGTGGCGCCGGGCACCCCGGTCTCGGTCGCGGTGCGGCCGGAGAAGATCGCGATCGGGCGCGAGCCGCCGCAGGGCGCCGCCAACACGCTGCAGGGCATGGTCTACGACCTCGGCTATTTCGGCGACCGCTCGCTGTTCCGGGTGAAGCTCGGCAACGGAAGGCTGGTCTCGGTCAGTCGGCAGAACGAGCGCCGCGGGCGGGAGGAGGACCGGCCGGTCGACTGGGACGACCGGGTCTGGCTGTCCTGGTCCCCTGCCGCTTCGCTGCTGCTGACCGAATGA
- a CDS encoding polyamine ABC transporter substrate-binding protein, whose product MTRSPRSIRLLAAAAILLGAAAAQAQEEKVVNVYNWVDYIGETTIQDFEAETGIKVVYDTYDASETVDAKMMAGHSGYDVVLHGSHLIPPLVKAGVFRKIDKSKLSGYGNLDPEILKVVAGHDPGNEYFVPYMWGTVGFAYNVDMIRQRMPDAPVTSLDMLFKPDLAAKWADCGISILESPTDMIPMALSYLGRDPNSQKAEDYEAAAALFKPVRQYIKAVDSANYLNQLPNQELCLAFSWSGDYATAASRAEEAGVKIDLAYSVPDTGGPAWFDGWLIPADAPHPENALIFINYMLRPQVIAAASNFTNYANANKAAAQYVNKEVLENPAIYPDAATRAKLYVPADLPQDALRLRTRAWSQIKAGQ is encoded by the coding sequence ATGACGCGTTCCCCCCGATCCATCCGGCTGCTGGCCGCGGCCGCCATCCTCCTCGGCGCCGCTGCGGCGCAGGCCCAGGAGGAGAAGGTCGTCAACGTCTACAACTGGGTCGACTATATCGGCGAGACCACGATCCAGGATTTCGAGGCCGAGACCGGCATCAAGGTGGTCTACGACACCTATGACGCGTCCGAGACCGTCGATGCCAAGATGATGGCCGGCCATTCCGGCTACGACGTGGTGCTGCACGGCTCGCACCTGATCCCGCCTCTGGTCAAGGCCGGGGTGTTCCGGAAGATCGACAAGTCGAAGCTGAGCGGCTACGGCAATCTCGACCCCGAGATCCTGAAGGTCGTCGCCGGCCACGACCCCGGCAACGAGTACTTCGTGCCCTATATGTGGGGCACGGTCGGCTTCGCCTACAATGTCGATATGATCAGGCAGCGCATGCCCGACGCGCCGGTCACCTCGCTCGACATGCTGTTCAAGCCCGATCTGGCGGCGAAATGGGCGGATTGCGGCATCTCGATCCTGGAATCGCCGACCGACATGATCCCGATGGCGCTGTCCTATCTGGGCCGCGACCCCAATTCGCAGAAGGCCGAGGATTACGAGGCCGCGGCGGCGCTGTTCAAGCCGGTGCGCCAGTACATCAAGGCGGTCGATTCCGCCAACTACCTGAACCAGCTGCCGAACCAGGAGCTGTGCCTGGCCTTCTCCTGGTCCGGCGACTACGCCACCGCCGCCAGCCGGGCGGAGGAGGCGGGGGTGAAGATCGACCTGGCCTATTCGGTGCCGGACACCGGCGGCCCGGCCTGGTTCGACGGCTGGCTGATCCCGGCCGACGCGCCGCATCCCGAGAACGCGCTGATCTTCATCAACTACATGCTGCGGCCCCAGGTGATCGCCGCCGCCTCGAACTTCACCAACTACGCCAACGCCAACAAGGCCGCCGCGCAGTACGTGAACAAGGAGGTCCTGGAGAACCCGGCGATCTACCCGGACGCGGCGACGCGGGCGAAGCTCTACGTGCCGGCCGACCTGCCGCAGGACGCGCTGCGGCTGCGCACCCGGGCCTGGAGCCAGATCAAGGCCGGGCAGTAG